From Cervus elaphus chromosome 33, mCerEla1.1, whole genome shotgun sequence, the proteins below share one genomic window:
- the LOC122688213 gene encoding LOW QUALITY PROTEIN: CDC42 small effector protein 2-like (The sequence of the model RefSeq protein was modified relative to this genomic sequence to represent the inferred CDS: inserted 2 bases in 1 codon; substituted 2 bases at 2 genomic stop codons) translates to MSELWLCFNCCILXRSXRGQQIDXSTTGETTRFVHTVHAGSGDLRSGMNPGSAVQNQMWSQGGSGGALAVTMQLQLMDVKTG, encoded by the exons ATGAGTGAATTGTGGTTGTGTTTCAACTGCTGTATTCT TCGATCTTAAAGGGGCCAGCAGATTGACTGAAGCACAACTGGGGAGACCACAAGGTTTGTGCACACAGTTCACGCGGGGTCAGGAGACCTGCGAAGTGGGATGAATCCCGGGAGCGCCGTTCAGAACCAGATGTGGTCCCAGGGAGGCTCCGGGGGTGCCCTGGCTGTCACAATGCAGTTGCAGCTCATGGACGTGAAGACAGGATAG